In Struthio camelus isolate bStrCam1 unplaced genomic scaffold, bStrCam1.hap1 HAP1_SCAFFOLD_188, whole genome shotgun sequence, the following are encoded in one genomic region:
- the LOC138065511 gene encoding low affinity immunoglobulin epsilon Fc receptor-like yields the protein MELVTLAGNQTRLRLRGAETAALLEALAVNQSLARIEVSGTMVAVWRDRDRTREELHRLLKALWEGQGWRLHGGSCYALGLGAAGWAQAQGACQEQGATLVSIGDHQEQAFVASLAPSHDVWIGLHDRSTEGTFEWADGSPLAYQNWGWGQPDEAAGGQDCVAMGPHGSWADRACASAPGGWLCERPWHC from the exons ATGGAGCTGGTGACGCTGGCGGGGAACCAGACCCGGCTGCGGCTGCGTG gtgctgagacagcagctcttctggaggCCCTGGCGGTCAACCAGAGCCTGGCCCGCATAGAAG TGTCGGGGACGATGGTGGCCGTGTGGCGCGACCGCGACCGCACCCGGGAGGAGCTGCACCGGCTGCTGAAGGCCCTCTGGGAGGGACAAG gctggcggctgcacggcgGCAGCTGCTacgcgctggggctgggggccgccgggtggGCGCAGGCCCAGGGCGCCTGCCAGGAGCAGGGGGCCACCCTGGTCTCCATCGGTGACCACCAGGAGCAG gccttcgtggccagCCTGGCCCCCTCCCACGACGTCTGGATCGGCCTCCACGACCGCAGCACCGAGGGGACCTTCGAGTGGGCTGATGGCTCCCCGCTGGCCTACCA gaactggggctggggacagccggacgaggcggcgggcggccaggACTGCGTGGCCATGGGTCCCCACGGGAGCTGGGCCGACCGGGCCTGCGCCTCGGCCCCCGGCGGGTGGCTCTGCGAGCGCCCCTGGCACTGCTGA